Proteins co-encoded in one Flavobacterium fluviale genomic window:
- a CDS encoding ABC transporter ATP-binding protein produces the protein MTKEKLHKEPKTKEKDQTPIIEIKDLHKTFGKDNKVLQGVNLTLNKGEDLVVLGRSGSGKSVTIKCIVGLIEPDKGEIKVFDENVLHIPKNELNAIRVRIGFLFQSGALYDSMSVRENLAFTLTKHQRDLSAEEIESQVMEALESVGLGDAVDKMPSELSGGMKKRIGLARTLILKPEIILYDEPTTGLDTITSREISELILDIKHKQKTSSIIITHDMACAKLTADRIIVLKDGVIHAEGTYEELEKDEDEWVRSFFE, from the coding sequence CAAACTCCGATTATAGAGATTAAAGATCTGCATAAAACTTTTGGAAAAGATAACAAGGTGTTACAAGGCGTAAATCTCACATTGAATAAAGGTGAAGATTTAGTAGTCTTAGGACGTTCTGGATCAGGAAAATCAGTTACGATAAAATGCATCGTCGGATTAATAGAACCTGACAAAGGAGAAATTAAAGTCTTTGACGAAAATGTGCTTCACATTCCTAAGAATGAACTGAATGCCATTCGCGTAAGAATCGGTTTTTTGTTTCAAAGCGGGGCACTTTACGATTCGATGTCGGTTCGAGAAAATCTGGCTTTTACACTTACCAAACATCAACGTGATTTAAGTGCTGAAGAAATTGAAAGTCAAGTAATGGAAGCCCTTGAAAGTGTTGGCTTAGGCGATGCAGTTGACAAAATGCCTTCTGAACTTTCGGGCGGTATGAAAAAAAGAATTGGTTTGGCACGTACTTTAATTTTAAAACCTGAAATTATTTTATACGATGAACCTACAACTGGTCTAGACACCATAACATCGAGAGAAATTAGTGAATTGATTTTGGATATCAAACACAAACAAAAAACTTCATCGATCATTATAACACACGATATGGCATGTGCTAAGCTTACTGCCGATCGAATTATTGTTTTGAAAGACGGTGTAATTCACGCCGAAGGAACCTACGAAGAATTAGAGAAAGACGAAGACGAATGGGTACGCTCATTTTTTGAATAA